Proteins encoded within one genomic window of Triticum aestivum cultivar Chinese Spring chromosome 2D, IWGSC CS RefSeq v2.1, whole genome shotgun sequence:
- the LOC123053561 gene encoding vacuolar iron transporter 1 produces the protein MDGHGHGDGRQPMLEKGPPSHRERHFTAGEVVRDVIMGVSDGLTVPFALAAGLSGASAPSSLVLTAGLAEVAAGAISMGLGGYLAAQSEADHYKREMKREQDEIIAVPDTEAAEIGDIMAEYGLEPHEYGPVVEGLRRNPQAWLEFMMRFELGLEKPDPRRALQSALTIALSYIIGGLVPLLPYMFISTVQDAMLTSVGVTLLALLFFGYIKGRFTGNRPFLSAVQTTIIGAVASAAAYGMAKAVQAR, from the exons atggacggccacggccacggcgacGGCCGGCAGCCCATGCTGGAGAAGGGCCCGCCGAGCCACCGGGAGCGGCACTTCACGGCCGGGGAGGTGGTGCGCGACGTCATCATGGGCGTGTCCGACGGCCTCACCGTGCCCTTCGCCCTCGCCGCGGGCCTCTCCGGCGCCAGCGCGCCGTCATCGCTCGTCCTCACCGCCGGCCTCGCCGAGGTCGCCGCCGGGGCGATCTCCATGGGCCTCGGAGG GTACCTGGCTGCCCAGAGCGAGGCAGATCACTACAAGCGGGAGATGAAGAGGGAGCAGGACGAGATCATTGCCGTCCCAGACACCG AGGCTGCTGAGATTGGGGATATCATGGCAGAGTACGGGCTCGAACCGCATGAGTATGGCCCCGTTGTGGAGGGCCTCCGGAGGAACCCGCAGGCTTGGCTCGAGTTCATGATGAG GTTTGAGCTCGGATTGGAGAAGCCGGATCCTAGAAGAGCCTTGCAGAGTGCTTTAACAATAGCGCTATCTTATATCATCGGCGGATTGGTCCCTCTCCTGCCCTACATGTTCATCTCCACGGTCCAGGACGCCATGCTCACATCAGTTGGAGTAACGCTGCTCGCGCTCCTTTTCTTTGGCTACATCAAGGGTCGGTTTACTGGGAACCGCCCGTTCCTTAGCGCTGTCCAGACTACTATTATCGGTGCTGTTGCTTCTGCTGCGGCATACGGGATGGCGAAGGCTGTGCAAGCTAGATAA
- the LOC123053560 gene encoding anthranilate synthase beta subunit 1, chloroplastic encodes MDVVLIQSEIPPFYCIYSCKRAARFLPFRSAFLTPTPPRTKTQQAARLGTLLAGMACSHLAAASSPAAACTTLRARATSPVAGFARLPATLHPESGGLALRGRRAVTPVVVAAETAAAAPVADRDGTPAAVKQPIIVIDNYDSFTYNLCQYMGELGLNFEVYRNDELTIEEVKRMKPRGILISPGPGEPQDSGISLQTVLELGPTIPIFGVCMGLQCIGEAFGGKIIRVPSGVMHGKSSPVYYDEVLGKSIFEGLSNPFTAARYHSLVIEEESFPHDELEVTAWTEDGLVMAARHKKYTHIQGVQFHPESIITPEGKRIILNFARYVEEFEKQTSEGK; translated from the exons ATGGATGTCGTCCTAATCCAATCCGAAATCCCTCCCTTCTACTGTATATATAGCTGCAAGCGCGCAGCTCGCTTTCTCCCGTTCCGTTCCGCGTTCCTGACCCCTACCCCGCCACGGACAAAAACCCAGCAAGCCGCGCGCCTCGGAACCCTCCTCGCCGGCATGGCCTGctcccacctcgccgccgcctctTCACCGGCGGCCGCCTGCACTACGTTGCGCGCTCGGGCGACGTCCCCCGTCGCCGGCTTCGCGCGCCTTCCGGCCACCCTCC ATCCTGAGAGCGGTGGGTTGGCCCTCAGGGGCAGGAGGGCGGTCACGCCGGTGGTTGTCGCCGCCGAGACGGCCGCCGCGGCGCCGGTGGCCGACCGTGACGGAACCCCGGCCGCGGTGAAGCAGCCCATCATCGTCATCGACAACTATGATAGCTTTACCTACAACCTGTGCCAG TATATGGGGGAGCTTGGATTAAATTTTGAGGTGTACCGTAATGATGAACTTACCATAGAGGAGGTAAAGAG GATGAAACCACGAGGAATACTTATTTCTCCAGGGCCTG GTGAACCGCAAGATTCAGGTATATCATTGCAGACTGTTCTGGAACTTGGGCCAACCATCCCAATATTCGGAGTTTGCATGGGTCTGCAGTGCATTGGAGAGGCATTTGGAG GGAAGATTATCCGCGTTCCTTCTGGTGTGATGCATGGAAAAAGCTCTCCAGTTTACTATGACGAAGTTCTAGGAAAGTCCATATTCGAGGGCTTGTCAAA CCCTTTTACCGCCGCAAGATATCATAGCTTGGTCATTGAGGAGGAAAGCTTCCCACACGATGAACTGGAAGTCACGGCATGGACTGAAGATGGACTAGTCATGGCTGCTCGCCACAAGAAGTACACGCATATCCAG GGGGTCCAGTTCCACCCAGAGAGTATCATCACCCCTGAAGGCAAGAGAATCATCCTCAACTTTGCGAGATACGTCGAGGAGTTTGAGAAGCAGACCTCCGAGGGGAAGTAG